A region of the Peredibacter starrii genome:
AAGATTTCCTGAGTAAGTGTTTTAAGTTTTAATTCAAGTTTTTCAGAGGCCTCTTGATGGACCTTTTCCTGAATGGCGAGTTTCTCTTTCAAGATTCCATGCTCAAGCAAAAGCTTCTGGACGCGGAAGTGATAAACAGCAAGACCTGCGATAAAGGCCCCAATAGCACTCAAAATAACCAATGCCATTCTAACTCCTTGATAACTCAATTATATTCTGGGCCAAAACAGAAATGAAAGCTAAAGATTGTACCCGACCAAACCGAATGGTTATTATGAGGTATTTTGCTCTTTCCCTCATTCTCGTTTCAGTAGAAATGGTTCACGCCTGTGAGCTGGTTGAAATTATCCACAATGAGAAGAAAGTAAAAGTTTGTTTTAATAAAAAAACTGAGCGCTACCTATCAGCAGAATGCAAGAGTATCGAGACATGTTTCATTCAGAAGAAAATTGAATTCAAATTCTTTCCAGATCAGAGTCCAGGATTTTCTTTATGTTACCAGCTTGAAGGAAAACCCTTTTTTGCTGAAGTAAGTGGAAAATCAGAAAAAGTTCCCATGTGCTTTAAGGCCCCTTACTATGTAGACCAGGAACATCTCTTCATGAGTTTCAAAAAGGTGAAACCATGAAGTTCTTATTCTTGCTCGTATTAAGTTTTTCGGCCATGGCGCAGGTTTCTCAAAAAGATTGCGCGCCCACAGATATTAGAAATACCAATCCGAATATCCGCGACAGTAAAGAAATGCAGGCACACTTCTCTACTCCTCGTAATCAAGACTCCATTGGCTGGTGTTATGGTTTTACCGGGGCTGACCTCATGTCGGCCGAGATGAAAACTCCCATATCTTCTCTCCATACCAGTCTCATTTATGGCCAATACAAAGAAATGGGCCTCTTGGATTACTTAAAAGAAGTTGTAGATCCAACTCCATCACCGCTTAAGAAGCAGACCTCTGGAAATTTTAAATTCATTAAAGAGGGCGGATTTGTAGATATCGCCATTCTCGCACTAAAACAGCGAGGCAAAGTTTGTACTGAGAAGGCACTGCCTTTTGATCAGCACTTGGGTCGAACCACGATGAGCCTTATTCGTAAGATGGAAGAGATCAAGCTCAGTGTGATCAATAAGAAGCTTCAGGAAAAAATCATCTGCGAAGAGATCAGTCGTGTGCTTCCCGATTATGGTCTCAACAGTGTAGACTTTGAAATGGTCTCACATTCACTCATGAAAGACCGCGTGGACAAAACCATGGACCTGATGGTGCGCCAGTATTGTAAGGACAATATGGTGCGAGTTCCGGCCAGGACCGTGAACACTCTTTATCCAAAAACGGCCGCACCTAAAACTTTTTTTGATACTCTTAACCAGACTCTAAACCGAGGCCGTCCTCTCGCCTATTATTATGACGTTAAACATGTGGCGAGCTTTTCGGGGAACCACACGAGTCTCATCACCGCCCGTCGCTGGAACAAGGGTAAATGCGAATACAAGGTCCGCAATACCTGGGGAAAGACCTGCGCCTATTACCAAAAAGGGATTGATTGTAATCGTGAAGAAGGCTCTTTCTGGATGAGCGATGAAAAACTCAAAAACTCTTCTTACCTCGTCCAGTATTTGACCGAATAGTCCCCTATTGAAATAGTTGCAAATTACCCTAAAATAAGAGCATGTCTAAGAAAAAAGATTCCAGTGCCCTGACTCTCCATGTGAACCAGGATCTGGCCCGAAAGTTTCAGGAAGCCGCTCAAAAAAAATCTGATATTCGAGATTTTATTAATGAGTTCCTGGTGCAGTTTCTTTCCGAAGACACTAAGACCGCTTACATCAAAGACCTTCAATTTTTTTTCGACTTTTTAAGGTCAGGAAATGTTCAGGTGTCTCATCCAAATGAGATCAAGAGTTACCACTTTCAACTCTATCGTGATCACCTGATGGAAAGGGGCCTCGCCTCTGCCACCATCAACCGCCGCCTGGTATGTATTCGCTCTTTCATGAAATGGGCGATTGCCGCTCGCTTAATTGAGTTCAATCCTCTGGACACAGTTAAACTTCCAAAGGTCCAGACTGAATCACCGACTGTGGCCTTTGATGATGAAGAAGTTGTTCAGATGTTGAATGCTCCGGATCTGAGCACGCATAAAGGCAAAACTCATCGCTTAGTCATGGTGATGCTTTTTCATCTTGGACTTCGTCGCTCTGAACTTACTAATCTTAAAATGCATCAGATCGTTCATGATCGCACTCACTGGGTTCTACGCATCCAGGGTAAGGGTGATAAACTTCGTTTGATTCCCATGAATGAAACAGTTTATGAAGAAGTGAAAATCTACGTCGCTCATTTAAATGATAATGGAGTTCAACTAGGACCTGAAGACTATCTTCTCCAGACTGAACTTAAGCATAAAAACGAAAAGCCAATGGATGGTTCGACCATTTTCCGAGTGATCGAAAGATACGCCAAGCAACTTGGAATTAATAAGTCGGTCTCACCTCACTCATGTCGAGCGACCGTAATTTCTCACCTTCTGGATACTCGTCATGCGGCCATTCGTGATGTGGCGACCTTTGCTGGCCACTCGAATATCACAACTACCGAGCGCTACGATAAACGCCGTAAAAACCTCGATAAGAGTGCTGCTTATCAAGTCGATTACGAGGCCGATCTTAAAAAGAACGGTTAAGCGGTCTTCAAATTTCCTGAATTTTTCTGATAGTGATTTCTCACAAGCTCTCTGGTGTGGGCCACGAAGTTTTTAATGTTCTTCACACTTCCAGGATGAACAGCAGCGAGCTTCTCATAAGAGATGAAAAGATACACCTTCTTCTCCTTTGAGAAATCAAAGCTCGATTGAACTGAGAAATCCCCAAAGTTGCATGGAATGGCGTCTTCTTTTCTAGATGAATACATCAAATTGAAGGCGAATTGAGAAAGGTGATTTTTAAGTTCTGGAAGCTCTTTACCTTGTCCACCATCAAGCATCTCAGTATTCAGGAGCACACGCACCTGAGGACTTTGAGAGATTTTTTTCATGAAGGTATCAGAGTCCACTGAGAACAATAGACCATTGGTCGTTATTTGCTCCAGGGCAACGAGATGGGCCTGATTGAAGTCAGAACCATATTCCATCAACACTTTTGATTTTAGGCGAATACGGAAGTCTCGCTTAGGAAGTTTTCCCTTTAAAAGATTGATCAAGACAAAATCTTTGTAAGTTGTTTTATTGAAGCACTCCGCAACTGACATGCCTTTAAAAGGACCTGTCCCCGAGATGAATGAAAGCTCAATCGGACAGAAAGGGTCAACACCGATCAAAAGCTGGGTCTGATTCAGAATGTATTTCTCATACAGGTCATGCATGGTGGTCTGGTGAACTTTATTTTCAGTGCGAATCCAAACTGGAATAAGCGCCAGGCGAGCAAGGGCCGCCTCACGGTTTTTGAAGTCTTCAGAAAGCACAGGATCGTTTTGCATCTGATTTTTAATCAGATCACATGTCTCAAAGAAATCGGCCCAATGGAAAACGACATTTCTGTTTTCACACAAAACGAATTCTTCACCCAACGTTTTAGTCAGTGCATTCTCAGCAATAAAAGATGATGCAAAAAACTGTGTGATGTTTTGAAGGGCCATAAAATCCTCTTATGCAGATGAAGATCCATCCTGAATCTCGTTCTTATTTTACCTTCATCTGGGAAAAACTATTAAAAAATTCTGACCATTATCCCAGACTTCGGACTATCGCTACAAATGATTGATTTTCCTTACGGAAGTGAGCGAACGAAAAATAACTAAAAATCAGTGAAATCCCGAATGGAATCACCAAACTCATCACTATGTGACTGAAATCTAACTGAACTGGAAGCTGTCTTTCGACAAAAATATCGGGCATAAGATCGTGACCGAATTTCTCAAGTAATTTTAGTGTAATGTAGCCAAAAATTCCCCCTATCACCACAGTCAGCGCTGAAAGAATCAGAGTGAATTTAAAACACAACCCTACTAGTTGTTTTTGGGCCATACCGAGAATCCAAAAACTCATAAGGTCACGACGGATTTTTGAGTAAAAAATCATGAGTCCAGACGTGATAGCAATCGCCACGAGCAAGCTCATACTGATGAATAAAAAGAGCATAACCTTGGTTTCAAGATTAAGTGACCACACCAGGGCCTCATTCATCTTCTCCCAACTTAAATGGCGCTTCTCCACTTGAGTTGGTACCGCTAAAACTTTTTCTAAAACATCATCAGGCACATTACCGAAGAGTCGAATTTGGTTTACACCCGGAGCGCGCAGAAGGTTTTGCACCATTCCTACACGAGACCAGATCTCAAATTCATCGACCTCAGAAAGTTCTGTGTAGAGATAGTCAGATAGAGTTTCGGTCACAAAACGCGGAACCTCACCCATAATGGAATCAGTCACACCGGGAGCGATGATTTGCACTTCATCCAGGAACTGCAGATGAATCTTACCTGCAAGTTCACTTCCCATGACCAGACCTTTGAAGTCTTTGTCCTGAAGGAACTCAGGTTTCTCATCATCCAGATCAATCCCGTGAAGCTTTGCCGGGGCCACGAAGTTTTTCGACTTAAGCATCACTTCGGTTTCGAGCTCCGAATAAAAGTGAATGCCTTCTTTAATCAGAATGTCTTTAATCGGCGCTAATGACTCAGAAGTGGGTTCATCGAAGATAATAAGGTGTGAACCGTGAATCGACTTAGAACGAGCGATAAGACCCTTTTGAAGGCCTCCCATAATTCCTTGAATGACCATCAGGCTGAAGGCCGAGAGGAAAAGACCCACCACCGCGATAAACAACAGGCGCTGGCGAGTCTTTGCTCTCAAGATATACGAGAAGAAGTATCTAAAAAAAGGCCAAACTTTCATTAAAGGTCGTAGAAC
Encoded here:
- a CDS encoding tyrosine-type recombinase/integrase — protein: MSKKKDSSALTLHVNQDLARKFQEAAQKKSDIRDFINEFLVQFLSEDTKTAYIKDLQFFFDFLRSGNVQVSHPNEIKSYHFQLYRDHLMERGLASATINRRLVCIRSFMKWAIAARLIEFNPLDTVKLPKVQTESPTVAFDDEEVVQMLNAPDLSTHKGKTHRLVMVMLFHLGLRRSELTNLKMHQIVHDRTHWVLRIQGKGDKLRLIPMNETVYEEVKIYVAHLNDNGVQLGPEDYLLQTELKHKNEKPMDGSTIFRVIERYAKQLGINKSVSPHSCRATVISHLLDTRHAAIRDVATFAGHSNITTTERYDKRRKNLDKSAAYQVDYEADLKKNG
- a CDS encoding ABC transporter permease — protein: MKVWPFFRYFFSYILRAKTRQRLLFIAVVGLFLSAFSLMVIQGIMGGLQKGLIARSKSIHGSHLIIFDEPTSESLAPIKDILIKEGIHFYSELETEVMLKSKNFVAPAKLHGIDLDDEKPEFLQDKDFKGLVMGSELAGKIHLQFLDEVQIIAPGVTDSIMGEVPRFVTETLSDYLYTELSEVDEFEIWSRVGMVQNLLRAPGVNQIRLFGNVPDDVLEKVLAVPTQVEKRHLSWEKMNEALVWSLNLETKVMLFLFISMSLLVAIAITSGLMIFYSKIRRDLMSFWILGMAQKQLVGLCFKFTLILSALTVVIGGIFGYITLKLLEKFGHDLMPDIFVERQLPVQLDFSHIVMSLVIPFGISLIFSYFSFAHFRKENQSFVAIVRSLG